A single genomic interval of Pithys albifrons albifrons isolate INPA30051 chromosome 11, PitAlb_v1, whole genome shotgun sequence harbors:
- the PLEKHB2 gene encoding pleckstrin homology domain-containing family B member 2, whose amino-acid sequence MAFVKSGWLLRQSTILRRWKKNWFDLWSDGRLIFYDDQNRHDLEDKIHMRIHCINLRVGNECRDFQPPEGKQRDCLLQIVCRDGKTVNLCAESADDCLAWKIALQDARTNTGYVGSDVMYDETAISSAPPPYTAYATPSPEVYGYGYDHYNGAYPPAGPQIFYASNGQAYAVPYQYPYQGPYGQPPANHVIIRERYRDSDGDLALGMLAGAATGMALGSLFWVF is encoded by the exons ATGGCATTTGTGAAGAGCGGATGGCTGCTCCGGCAAA GTACTATTTTACGGCGCTGGAAGAAGAACTGGTTTGACCTGTGGTCTGATGGCCGTTTAATATTCTACGATGACCAAAATCGCCATGATCTAGAAGATAAAATCCACATGCGAATCCACTGCATCAACCTCAGAGTGGGGAATGAATGTCGAG ATTTCCAGCCTCCAGAGGGGAAGCAGAGAGACTGTTTACTGCAGATTGTTTGCCGTGATGGGAAGACAGTCAACCTCTGTGCAGAGAGTGCAGATGACTGCTT ggCATGGAAAATTGCTCTCCAGGATGCCAGAACAAACACT GGCTACGTGGGATCTGATGTGATGTATGATGAGACAGCCATTTCCTCAGCCCCTCCTCCCTACACAGCTTATGCCACACCATCCCCTGAG GTTTATGGCTATGGCTACGACCACTACAATGGTGCATATCCCCCCGCGGGGCCTCAGATCTTCTATGCCTCCAATGGACAAGCCTATGCTGTTCCCTATCAGTATCCATACCAAG GACCTTATGGCCAACCCCCTGCAAACCACGTCATCATTCGAGAGCGTTACCGTGACAGTGATGGAGATCTTGCTCTGGGAATGCTTGCTGGAGCAGCAACTGGAATGGCTCTGGGATCATTGTTCTGGGTCTTCTAG